The following nucleotide sequence is from Paenibacillus odorifer.
CCGTTCTGGATAAGCAGAAACAAGATGATCTTCTAGGTACTGCTGGCACTATTGAAGAAGTTCAAAAAGACGATGAAGGAAATATCAGTATCACTGTTAAAGGCAGTGGCCTGAGCGAATTGTCACAAAAAGAAGTAGTACTGCGCATTAATGAAGACACAGTACTCATTAATAAAGACGGCGAAGCTGTTAAAAGCAGCGAGCTTGTTAAAGGTACAAAAGTTATCGGATTCTACAGCCCAGTGCTGACCAGAAGCCTGCCACCAATCGGCACAGCTGTCAAAGTTGTAGTAGATTCTGCGCAACAATAAGTGAGAGACTGAAATCTTATTAAAAAGATTCCAAAGAGACATTAAAACAGCGATCCTTCCGTTATGGGAGGATCGCTGTTTTGCGTTTTGGGCAATAGGGTGGCTGACTCGCTTCAGCCGATTTGAGGTAAACGAAAGCCGGCTGAACGCCTAGGCACACTTTTGCTCGCCTGCTGCAGAGTTTTGGATGATCATAATTGCGAGGCTTACGGACCCAGATGACGTTATTTCCGATTTTTCCGCCTTTAGAGCAGCGTTTCGGACTCCAGCGCCACCATTCATTAAAAAGAGGGCATATTCGGTATTTTTTATGCCAATAGCGTCAGTGGGGTCCGTTAGAATTACAAATGTGGTAAAAAGCTGCGTTAACGGTCAGCTGTGTCCGATAGCAGAGCAGATTATAGTTACTTCGTTCGCGCAACTTCGTTTGAATTATCCGAAGTTAGAGGTCTAGTTCAACGTCAACAAAACAGGGGTGCCCCAGCAGCCATTGTCATGACTACTAGGACACCCCATGATTGTTTCCGTCCATTATCTATTTCATGAATCGCTAGCTAGAATCAATTGCATCAACGCTAATAAACGTTCCAGGTTAATCGGCTTGCTAAGATAATCTGTTGCCCCTGCCTGAAGGATTTTAGCCTTATCTTCCTTCATCGCTTTTGCAGTCAGTGCAATGATGGGAATATCCTTCTTTGCGGGCATTTGTCTGATCCGATTGATTGCCTCATATCCGTTCATCACTGGCATCATAATATCCATAAGAACGATATCTATAGAAGCCGCTTGCTCCAGTTCATACAGGCCGCTCTCTCCGTTAGTAGCTGTAGTTACATGCAGCCCGCGCTTTCTTAGCGTATTTGATAAAGCGAACAAATTCCGTTCATCATCATCCACGATAAGTACATGCTTTTGATTCAGAGAAGTGAAGTCATTACGTGTATCCTCAGCCGTTGTAGCGGCAAGTACCACTCCATTCCCAATCTCTTGAATAACAGTCGCTTGATCAGCCACTTCCTCAAGGCTTGGGGCCTCAAGCTTCAAGGGCAAATACACCGTAAAGACGCTACCCACTCCTTCTTGACTCTCCACTATAATTCTACCACCGAGCAGGGTTGCCAGCTCTCTAGATATGGATAACCCAAGCCCTGTTCCACCATATTGACGTTCTGTATTTCCATTTGCCTGTTGAAAAGCCTCGAAGATAATTGACTGCTTTTCTTTTGAAATCCCAATTCCAGTATCCTTGATGGCGAAGGCAATAAATTCCCCTGTATACGAATCTGCCAAATCCAGCAGCTCGTCCTTAGTTGCTGAACGGATTTCCAGAGTGACTGCGCCTTCCGCTGTAAACTTAAACGCATTGGACAGCAAATTTATAATAATTTGCCGCACTCTTTGAGCATCCGAATAAAACAGCGGGGGTAAGTTCTCTCCCAGCTGTATTTGCAAAGGAATCTCTTTTTTGCGGGAAAGCTGACTGAAGTTCTGGATCATTGCCTCCGGAATCTCCGATATATTTATCGCTTCAATTTCAATATTCAGCTTTCCTGCCTCAACCTTGGACAAATCCAGAATGTCATTAATCAGCGCCAGCAGATCTTGTCCCGAAGAATGAATGGCTTTTGAGAATTCAATATCCTCTTCGCTTAAAGCTCCCGACTGATTCTCCATAAGAAATTCGGAGAGCAGCAGAATGCCGTTAAGCGGAGTTCGCAGTTCGTGAGACATGTTAGCCAGAAACTCTGATTTATATTGTGAGCTTTGCTGCAATAACTCTGTGTATTCACTGAGTTCCGTTTGAGCTCTTTCCGCCTCTAGTGACTTTTGTTCCGCCAGCAGTTTCTTATCCTCCAGCTTTCTATTCGTTGCATGCAGTGACTCCGTCTGGATTTGCAGCTCCTCAGACTGAGTCTGTAGTTCCTCGGTATATACCTGTAGCTCTTCGTTTAGACGCTGAGATTGTGCCAGAAGTTGGTCAATCTTCATAATGCTAATCGTACTGTTAATTGCGGAGCCAAAGGCATTCGAAATAGACCCTAGGAACTTAACCTGCAATTGCGTAAGTGGAGCAAAGGCGGCGATTTCCACCACAGCAACTACCTCACCCGAAAAAGAAATCGGCATTAGTAGAAGCGCCTTCGGCGCAGAAATACCCAACCCAGATTGTATGCTAATATAATCCTCCGGCAGATCCTGTATTTGCATCAAGCGCGCCTCTTTAGCACATTGTCCAACTAGACCTTCTCCGATCTGGAATGCCCGCTGATCTGGAATGTTACTGCTTCCGCCAAAAGTAGAGACTCTCTTAAAGAAATCTCGATCATGGTCCTGTGTTCGAACATATAAGGAACCATATGGGTAATCGAGGACTTCTGCGGTTTTGCCAAGAAAAATGTCGCCCAGTTGCGAGATATGTGTGATGCCCTGATACCTCGCCAACAATTCGTTTGCGTTAGCCTGAATCCATATCCGCTCTTGTTGCGTGTCTATCAGATGATTCGTAGCTACGCTCAGATCCCTGATCTCATCATTCGTGGTGATCTCTATCCTTGTCTTCATATCTTCGTCAGATTCCAATTCTGCAATCGTATGGGTAACTTTACGAACCGTACTAACGATGGCGCGTGAATTGATCCACGAAGCGACCATCGCGGTAACCGCTATAATTGCCCAAGCAATATAAAGAAGCTCTAGCAATAATTTATTCTTGTCTGCTTGTCTAGCAATCA
It contains:
- a CDS encoding CHASE3 domain-containing protein, translated to MNKRRFTLQYKILSITVLIVICLLGFVFVMHGRINALQRETSFISHQDREITNLANLIEKNILDMETGQRGYVITGDNKYLEPYNLGKAEWEANYDKLYVLTANDSLQLQRLLGIESKIKQWIEQSGNYVIQLKKEGQDAELLRYFNSDDGKDQMDRIRNQISTYRETMKENTNSLIARQADKNKLLLELLYIAWAIIAVTAMVASWINSRAIVSTVRKVTHTIAELESDEDMKTRIEITTNDEIRDLSVATNHLIDTQQERIWIQANANELLARYQGITHISQLGDIFLGKTAEVLDYPYGSLYVRTQDHDRDFFKRVSTFGGSSNIPDQRAFQIGEGLVGQCAKEARLMQIQDLPEDYISIQSGLGISAPKALLLMPISFSGEVVAVVEIAAFAPLTQLQVKFLGSISNAFGSAINSTISIMKIDQLLAQSQRLNEELQVYTEELQTQSEELQIQTESLHATNRKLEDKKLLAEQKSLEAERAQTELSEYTELLQQSSQYKSEFLANMSHELRTPLNGILLLSEFLMENQSGALSEEDIEFSKAIHSSGQDLLALINDILDLSKVEAGKLNIEIEAINISEIPEAMIQNFSQLSRKKEIPLQIQLGENLPPLFYSDAQRVRQIIINLLSNAFKFTAEGAVTLEIRSATKDELLDLADSYTGEFIAFAIKDTGIGISKEKQSIIFEAFQQANGNTERQYGGTGLGLSISRELATLLGGRIIVESQEGVGSVFTVYLPLKLEAPSLEEVADQATVIQEIGNGVVLAATTAEDTRNDFTSLNQKHVLIVDDDERNLFALSNTLRKRGLHVTTATNGESGLYELEQAASIDIVLMDIMMPVMNGYEAINRIRQMPAKKDIPIIALTAKAMKEDKAKILQAGATDYLSKPINLERLLALMQLILASDS